The Thermococcus thermotolerans genome contains a region encoding:
- a CDS encoding helix-turn-helix domain-containing protein has translation MFIDPFVIRSINRSELRKRILFYLDEIYPTPTYLSEIARVVKSDPSNVKGALIGLGNRYNGHSSLVSLGLVEVVTEKGFKYYRLTEYGKQVVKLLKSYHSYYSRYT, from the coding sequence ATGTTCATTGATCCCTTTGTAATCCGCTCTATCAACCGCAGCGAACTGAGGAAGCGGATACTTTTCTATCTTGACGAGATATATCCCACCCCCACCTACCTCTCTGAAATCGCGCGGGTGGTCAAATCAGACCCCTCAAATGTGAAGGGTGCTCTTATCGGTCTTGGAAACAGGTACAACGGCCACAGCTCCCTCGTGAGCCTTGGCCTAGTGGAGGTTGTTACCGAGAAGGGCTTCAAGTACTACCGGCTCACCGAGTACGGAAAGCAGGTCGTTAAGCTCCTGAAGTCCTATCACTCATACTATTCGAGGTACACATGA
- a CDS encoding class I SAM-dependent methyltransferase has translation MNPLAEILDRNLEAIVDLSLGHLLRLGLKYGIFRRLAGGVPREELLSVIPVSNKTYLGRLIDTYVSLGFVEESDGLLRTPGFSYEFNLSAEDAGKLLSDWVQIVEELYKMADYAFISAEHPKILMDFDKGADFWDMRLLMELNRTYRQLLVDLLGLEDGVRVLDLGCGSVSPVELGEAVGPNGKYVGVDFSPGLLSIAQARVRNARMDWVLLREMDIRKLVVKNTYDAVVMSFVLEYLENPGAAVKRAIGTLNPGGRLAIVEPFRDNYPLIAAMEFFESLTREFVRFPSSAEVIHAVEESPYDVKVDTLGKSVLLVTRLV, from the coding sequence ATGAACCCACTGGCGGAGATACTCGACAGGAACCTTGAGGCTATTGTCGACTTATCCCTTGGACATCTCCTCAGGCTCGGGTTGAAGTACGGCATATTCCGCAGGCTCGCTGGGGGAGTGCCCCGTGAAGAATTGCTGTCTGTGATCCCGGTCTCCAACAAGACGTATCTTGGAAGGCTTATAGATACCTACGTCTCCCTTGGCTTTGTGGAGGAGTCCGATGGCCTCCTTAGGACGCCTGGCTTCTCTTACGAGTTCAACCTAAGCGCGGAAGACGCTGGAAAACTCCTCTCGGACTGGGTTCAAATAGTCGAGGAGCTTTACAAAATGGCGGATTATGCATTTATCTCGGCTGAGCACCCGAAGATACTCATGGACTTCGACAAGGGGGCCGACTTCTGGGACATGCGTCTGCTGATGGAGCTCAACAGGACATACCGACAGCTTCTCGTAGACCTGCTCGGCCTTGAAGATGGGGTGAGGGTCCTTGACCTCGGCTGCGGCTCTGTTTCCCCCGTGGAGCTTGGGGAGGCTGTGGGGCCCAACGGGAAGTACGTTGGAGTCGATTTCTCGCCGGGGCTCCTGAGCATCGCACAGGCCCGCGTCAGAAACGCCCGGATGGACTGGGTGCTCCTGAGGGAGATGGACATAAGAAAGCTCGTGGTCAAGAATACTTACGACGCCGTTGTGATGAGCTTCGTCCTTGAGTACCTGGAGAATCCGGGTGCAGCGGTTAAAAGGGCCATTGGCACCCTGAACCCGGGAGGGAGGCTCGCCATAGTAGAGCCGTTCAGGGACAATTACCCGTTGATAGCGGCCATGGAGTTTTTTGAGAGCCTCACGAGGGAATTCGTTCGCTTCCCGAGCTCTGCAGAGGTTATCCACGCGGTGGAGGAGAGCCCCTACGATGTAAAGGTCGACACCCTCGGAAAGTCTGTTCTGTTGGTCACGCGTCTGGTGTGA
- a CDS encoding flagellin translates to MKLLRKKRGAVGIGTLIVFIAMVLVAAVAAAVLINTSGYLQQRAEATGRQTTQEVSTGIKIDAVTGYAPSANNMTLMTIQVSLNAGSTPIDLNQTKIYLDNGQKQVVLSYGNAKAPISGDMFDTTSAAWNSTKVDGTHFGILIVQDADNSLNGNIPTLTTGDIALLTINLTAVFGGVEPRTPITIRVVPEFGAPGFTKVITPTAYGLSTTDKIVDLK, encoded by the coding sequence ATGAAGTTGCTGAGGAAAAAGAGGGGTGCCGTCGGTATCGGTACCCTGATAGTGTTCATAGCCATGGTTCTAGTGGCTGCAGTGGCTGCTGCAGTTCTCATCAACACCAGCGGCTACCTCCAGCAGAGGGCTGAAGCCACGGGCAGGCAGACCACCCAGGAGGTTTCAACGGGCATAAAGATCGATGCGGTGACCGGCTACGCTCCGAGCGCGAACAACATGACCCTGATGACGATCCAGGTTTCCCTTAACGCGGGAAGCACTCCGATTGACCTCAACCAGACTAAGATCTATCTTGACAACGGCCAGAAGCAGGTCGTTCTCTCCTATGGAAACGCCAAGGCCCCTATAAGTGGCGATATGTTTGACACAACCTCTGCCGCCTGGAACAGCACCAAGGTTGATGGGACCCACTTTGGAATCCTCATTGTCCAGGATGCCGACAACTCCCTCAACGGGAACATTCCGACCCTCACCACCGGCGACATAGCCCTGCTCACCATCAACCTCACCGCTGTCTTCGGCGGTGTTGAGCCGAGGACCCCGATAACCATCAGGGTCGTTCCGGAATTCGGCGCTCCGGGCTTCACCAAGGTCATCACCCCGACTGCCTACGGTCTCAGCACCACCGACAAGATCGTCGACCTCAAGTGA
- a CDS encoding flagella accessory protein C — translation MSFSYLKNKFKKKKEGEDKSEDNREIIKLDELEEAVEETPQRTKEEEELLTQVMTRVNEIENDIPRIKVSIDTLKAQINELREEIDRLDKVIKDVMVLYEIVSQQINPFKDVDSANPLLGEIQELSEEIERLKAEIAQIKSDLRLLVIDGMDLDDLIYEAMSEGGA, via the coding sequence ATGTCGTTTTCGTACCTGAAAAACAAGTTCAAGAAGAAAAAGGAGGGGGAGGACAAGTCCGAGGACAACAGGGAGATAATTAAGCTTGATGAGCTGGAGGAAGCTGTGGAGGAAACTCCCCAGAGGACTAAGGAGGAAGAGGAGCTTCTGACCCAGGTGATGACCAGGGTAAACGAGATCGAGAACGACATCCCCAGGATAAAGGTTAGTATTGACACCCTCAAAGCCCAGATTAACGAGCTCCGCGAGGAGATAGACCGTCTGGATAAGGTGATTAAGGACGTTATGGTCCTCTACGAGATAGTTTCGCAGCAGATCAACCCGTTTAAGGATGTTGATTCTGCTAATCCTCTCCTTGGCGAGATTCAGGAGTTGAGTGAGGAGATTGAGAGGTTGAAGGCCGAAATTGCTCAAATAAAGTCCGATCTGAGGCTCCTTGTGATCGATGGTATGGATCTCGATGACCTGATATACGAAGCCATGTCGGAGGGAGGGGCATGA
- a CDS encoding FlaD/FlaE family flagellar protein: MITETEIDERLRRLRGKVPNFLIDDLKDRLMKKRDILTPEQVDRIVDRVLRTYAGQIEKLSRLDSRVDEIGRYLEEIRNHLMNLSRQANQPMWGEAQSQPAGGAQAVEFGEIMGAGSAGGFSEGSLASENPVAEETQSPEPPSQNPAEVEPMEKEFELTRGFEIPPELKDVLVSPPRTKARLEHIPNDMVSTMMALKWLGFLIDRVGMQNLEEVLEFYYQIGWISEDVLNTLLRYAEGIRPHHREPDWRPDEKLTIQDHLVSLLFIERLRGVRITREVLDAIEREMRVIGRVLEDVYGV; this comes from the coding sequence ATGATTACCGAAACTGAGATTGATGAAAGGCTTAGGCGCCTTAGGGGAAAGGTTCCGAACTTCCTGATTGACGACCTCAAAGACCGTCTCATGAAGAAGAGGGACATCCTGACCCCCGAGCAGGTAGACAGGATAGTTGACAGGGTACTCCGTACATATGCTGGCCAGATTGAGAAGCTCTCCAGACTCGATAGCCGTGTAGATGAGATAGGCAGGTATCTGGAGGAGATACGCAATCACCTGATGAACCTTTCCCGGCAGGCTAATCAGCCCATGTGGGGTGAGGCACAGAGCCAGCCAGCTGGAGGGGCCCAGGCTGTGGAGTTCGGTGAAATCATGGGGGCCGGGAGTGCCGGCGGTTTCAGTGAGGGGTCCCTCGCCAGTGAAAACCCTGTGGCTGAAGAGACGCAATCCCCCGAGCCTCCTTCCCAAAACCCAGCGGAGGTAGAGCCCATGGAGAAGGAGTTTGAGCTTACCAGAGGATTTGAAATACCTCCCGAGCTTAAGGATGTCCTTGTAAGTCCACCGCGCACCAAGGCAAGGCTCGAACACATTCCCAACGACATGGTCTCAACAATGATGGCACTGAAGTGGCTGGGCTTCCTCATAGACAGGGTGGGGATGCAGAACCTCGAAGAGGTGCTTGAGTTCTACTACCAGATCGGTTGGATATCAGAGGATGTGCTGAACACTCTGCTCAGATACGCGGAGGGCATAAGACCCCACCACAGAGAGCCGGACTGGAGGCCGGACGAGAAGCTCACGATACAGGATCACCTGGTTTCGCTGCTCTTCATCGAGAGGCTCAGGGGTGTCAGGATAACCCGGGAAGTGCTGGACGCGATAGAGAGGGAAATGAGGGTAATCGGAAGGGTGCTGGAAGACGTGTACGGCGTTTAG